CTGGACGAGTGGCGCCGGTCGGCCGACGTGTGGGCCATCGAGTTGGCCGACATCCAGGACGCCAACATCCGCCTCTCGGGCGCGGACCCCTTCGAGGGCATCACCATCCGCCCCGAAGACCTGCGCCTGCAGTGCGAGCGCGAGCTGAAGGGCAAGCAGATCCAGCTGCGGGAACGCTACCTGCTCTTCGCGGGGGAGCCGGCGGAGCTGGGTGACCTGCTGGTGAAGTCGTTCAGCACCTTCCTGGTGCTGTTCCGCACGGTGCTGCGGCTGAGCGGCGAGCCCGGCGTGCGCGACGCCGAAACGGTGGTGCGGCGGGTGGCGGACCAGGCGGGCTTCAGCCCGGGCCCGCTGCTGGAGGTCCACCGGGCCCGGGCCAGCGGCGCAAAGCTGCGCATCGAGGCCGATTCGCCGCTGGTGGTGGGATACCTGGATGCCGTGTCGCGCGTGGTGAACCACGTAGACCGGCTGGTGCACGGCGGTGGCGCCCGTGCCTGACGAAACGATCGAGAACCGACCCGCTTTCCGGAGGATGGCCATGAGGGTGATGAAGACGGCGATGGTGCTGGGCCTTGCCCTGTCGCTGGGCGGCTGCGGATACAACCGCATCCAGG
This region of Longimicrobium sp. genomic DNA includes:
- a CDS encoding nucleotidyltransferase domain-containing protein; the protein is MTNDAGQMPPELRRAQELAWQLEAIFEADLVSAVLYGSAARGEYRPGVSDLNVLVLLRDVSPATLRRASQAARAWVAERNPPPLVMSLDEWRRSADVWAIELADIQDANIRLSGADPFEGITIRPEDLRLQCERELKGKQIQLRERYLLFAGEPAELGDLLVKSFSTFLVLFRTVLRLSGEPGVRDAETVVRRVADQAGFSPGPLLEVHRARASGAKLRIEADSPLVVGYLDAVSRVVNHVDRLVHGGGARA